In Pseudemcibacter aquimaris, the sequence ACCTTTCCGATTTTTCATTCTTGGTGGGTAGCCATAAATGTCTAAGCAAAACATATCAGCGCGACGGTAGTGTTGATGAACATACCGCCCTTTGGGATGGTCAGTATATTCTGGACGGGTTTGCCATTGCCGACGCATACCGCGAAATCGATGAAAATGGCACCACAATCCGCAGAGGCAGCAATTTCAGAAGCTATGATTCTGCTGCAAACAAATGGGTTATGAGATGGTTTGACCCCGAAGCATCAAGCTGGATGGCATTGGGAATGGATGATAAAGGCGGCGTTAAAATTACAGATGATAAAATCATGTTCGAAGCCGACGTTCCGGACCTACGCTGGAAAATTGAATTTAACGATATCACCGATAAAGGTTTTATCTGGAAAGGATCAGCGTCCCTTGATGACGGTGAAAACTGGTACGATGGCGTTCAAATAATCCACTGCACACGCACAGAATAAAAAATAAAAATGACATTCAAGTCATATGGGGAACATCATGACACAATCAATCAGTTCTAACGCAACCGATCAAAGATCATATCGGTTAAGCAACATCGACATGGTCAGGGGATTAGTTCTTTTGATCATGGCAATTGACCACACCAGGGATTTTTTCATGGTTGGTGGCTTTGCCTTACCATTATCACAGCCGGATATCGGCCCTGCCCTTTATTTCACGCGTTGGATCACGCATTTCTGTGCCCCTGCGTTTGTGTTTCTGGCGGGTACATCCATTGGATTAATGGAAGGGCGCAAAACAAAGACGGAAATCCGTAACTTCCTGATTAAACGGGGGTTATGGTTATTATTCGTGGAAATCGCGATTATATCAACGGCCCTTTCCTTTCGCCCACTTGGTGAAGCGGCCATGGGCGGCTTAACCATTGCCTTTATTCAAGTGATCTGGGTAATGGGGATTGCGATGTTAATCCTTGCCTTTTTCCAATATCTGGGGGCACGGGTATGTTTATTCACTGGTATCGCCATCATCATATTCCAACATTTGCTTGATCCCATTTGGCCGCTTGGTTCCATGGGCAGCGGCAATGACCCGTTTTGGTTATTCCTGCATGGGCGTGGCTCGCACGCACTTGGGCCTTTTTACGTGATGAATATGTATCCGCTACTTGCGTGGGTCGGTGTTATGTTGTTGGGCTATGGTGCGGCATACATATTTAAAAAAGAACCATCATCACGCGATAAATATTTGATGAAAGTGGGCATCATTTCCATTGCGTTATTCATCATTTTACGCGCGCTTGATATATACGGCGAACCAAACCCATGGCAGATACAGGAACAGGGATTACTGGCGACATTTTTTGATTTTATGCATGTCAGCAAATATCCGCCAAGCTTTCTGTTTCTTCTAATCACGCTTGGGCCGGTGGCAATTATTTGTGCGCTTGCGGATAAATGGACAGGATGGATTAAAGACACACTTGTTATGTTTGGCCGGGTTCCGTTCGCTTTTTATGTGGCGCATTTTTACCTGATTCACACATTAAGCATCCTATTCGGTCTTTATCAGGGATTTGAAATCGGACAAATGACCCGTTTCTTCTTCCTCTATCCGCCCACATATGGCACCGATCTTGTTGGTGTTTATGCGGTTTGGATACTCGTGATCGCCACGCTTTACCCGTTCTGTAAGTGGGTTGCACACGTTAAGGCACGGCGCAAGGACTGGTGGCTTAGCTATCTATAAGAATAACAAACGATAAAGGCAGCCTTCACAGGTTGCCTTTATTCCTTAAAGCGAATAGTTTCTGATAAGTTCACAGGAGAAACCATTCAATGACATCAACCCTATATTATATTCATGATCCAATGTGCAGCTGGTGTTATGGCTTTGCGCCCACATGGCAAAAAATCATGGATCAATTACCGGATGACATTGCCGTTGAATATGTTGTCGGTGGCCTCGCCCCCGATAGCGATGAACCAATGCCTGAAGCAACCACTCGGATGGTTAAGGGCGCATGGCATAAAATCAATGAAATGCTTGGCACAGAATTTAATTTTGATTTTTGGGAAAATAACACCCCCAGACGGTCAACATACCCCGCCTGCCGCGCCGTCCTCGCCGCCCGTGCGCAAGGTTACGAAAAAGAAATGATCGCCGCCATTCAAACGGCCTATTACAGACACGCATTAAACCCGTCCGATGATCATGTCTTAATCGGACTGGCTGATGAATTATCAATGGGCATAGAAAAATTTAAATCAGACCTAAATTCTGATGAGATCAATCAAGAACTCATGGGGCAAATCATGCTATCCCGAAAATTAACCCACCGCGGCTTTCCATCACTGGTCCTCGCCCATAACGGAAACCATCATTTCATTGAACATGATTATTTGGATGCGGATGTGACGCTTTCGAAGGTTGATAAAATTATATCCTAACATGTGTAATAAGTTAGAGTTATTCACCAATATATTTTAGCAAAAACATACAACGCCATCATCAAAATTATTACAGCTACAGAAGCAATCTGCATTATTATTTTTCCACGAATAATTCTCTTCTTACTCTCATTTGGAATATACAAATCATTTCTTACAGGTGAGTGATATAGTTCTCGATACCTATTAATGTGATTAACGAGTGAATTTGCCCGTTTCTCATTTTTCCCATCATCAAGATCTTTCACCAATAATTGTATATCAGCATTAAATAAGCCTGCTTTATTTAAACTGCTATGCCTTTTTAATACTTCATAATTTTCTCTTTTATAAGCGCATATATAAACAAATTTATTGAAAAATATTCTTTGTACACCAACAGAAAAAGGACCCACATCATCCCAAGGGCAAAATAACTCTCTAAAAGTAAATTTGTATACCAAACCTTTATCATTAATAATAAGTTTTGGTCTTCCCCTTAAAAAATCTATGATCTTTACTAATGCAACTAAAGTTACAATAACGTGAAAAAATAACGTTGAATATATAGCTTTTGAGGCAGCTTCGCTCCAAATCTCAAATAAAAACATAGATAGTACTATTGATAAGAATGACCAAATTATGATGCTAAAGACAGCTCTTGCATTAGACACTCCAAAGGTCATAATATTTTGCGATGACACACCCATGATATCCCCAATAAAACGTTGTATTATACTTTACTTCTTCTTCGCTTTCGCCTCTGCTTCGGCGGCAAGTCTTAAAGCTTTTAATTTGTTGGCTTTGTTGCGAGCTTCGTCGGCGCGGGCTTGTTTTTCTTTCATCAGCCTGTTTTCTTTAATCTTGGGTGGTTTTCTGTCGGTGAATTTTCCTTGGTCACCGCGCTCTAACGCGGCGATCATTTTATCGTCGGCTGTGTTTGGTCTTGTTGATCCTGATCCCATTATAAAAACCTTTCTTCAATAATATGCCCCATAATAAAAAAGCCCCGGCGTAACCGAGGCTCTTATTTATTCTATCCTAGAACGGAATGTCGTCGTCGAAATCGCTGCCGCCGCTTGCCGGGGCAGAACCGCCGCCGCCCATTCCGCCGCCAGATCCACCACCGAATCCGCCGCTGTCTTGGTTAAAGCCGCCATTGTCGCCGCCACCAAAGCCGCCGCCTTCGTTACGGCCGTCAAGCATGGTTAGCACACCGTTAAAGCGTTGCAGTACGATTTCTGTCGTGTATTTTTCAACGCCGCTTTGGTCCGTCCACTTACGGGTTTGAAGTGCGCCTTCCACGTAAACCTTTGATCCTTTACGCAGATATTGTTCCGCGATTTTACAAAGATTTTCGTTAAAAATCACCACACGGTGCCATTCTGTGCGTTCACGACGTTCGCCAGTGGCGCGGTCTTTCCAGCTATCGGATGTGGCAATGCTTAATTGCGCAATTGGTGAACCGTCATTGGTGTGCCTGATTTCAGGATCACGTCCCAAATTACCCACCAGAATTACTTTATTTACGCTCCCCGCCATGATGTGCCTTTCTTATAAATTTCGAATCTAATATGCTTCACCATAGACAGAAATGCGTCTTTGACAAAGCTCTTTTTTACGCATTTTATAACATATTTTAAAAAAGAACAAAATAAGAACTTTACATATTGAGAGAATCCCTTAAATTCGGGATTAATAGAATTAAATAGGGTCGAAAAGATGCTCACCAAAATTTCCGTGCGCGGGGCAAAAGAACATAACCTTAAATCCGTCGATGTGGACATTCCCCGTGACAAACTGGTGGTGATAACCGGTCTTTCGGGTTCGGGTAAATCGTCACTGGCGTTTGATACCATTTATGCCGAAGGGCAACGCAGATACGTGGAAAGCCTTTCTGCCTATGCGCGCCAATTCCTTGAAATGATGCAAAAGCCGGACGCCGATCATATTGAGGGACTATCGCCCGCCATTTCCATTGAACAAAAAACCACGTCCCGCAACCCGCGTTCCACCGTCGGCACGGTGACCGAAGTTTACGATTACATGCGTTTATTATATGCGCGCATTGGTGTTCCTTATTCCCCCACGACGGGTCTTCCAATCACCAGCCAGACGGTTAGTCAGATGGTAGACCGTGTAATGGAGCTGGAGGAAGGCACGCGTTTATTCCTGCTCGCGCCCATTGTACGGGGACGTAAGGGCGAATATAGAAAAGAATTCATGGAACTGTTAAAGGCAGGTTTTCAACGGGTTAAGGTCGACGGTGAATTTTACGAAATCGAAGATGTTCCCGATTTAAATAAGAAAATCAAACATGATATCGAAGTTGTGGTGGACCGCCTTGTGGTGCGTGAAGGGTTAGAAACCCGCCTCGCCGATAGTATGGAAACCGCGCTTAATTTAACAGATGGCCTCGCGGTTGTTGAAGAAGCGACAAAGGACGGCGCGGAAGGGGAACGCATTTTATTTTCCGCTAAATTCGCATGCCCCGTTTCCGGCTTTACAATTGAGGAAATCGAACCAAGGCTATTTTCTTTTAATAACCCGTTTGGCGCCTGCCCGACCTGTGACGGACTTGGTGAAAAATTATATTTTGATCCTGAACTTGTTGTGCCGGATAAGTCGCTGGCGTTAACCGAAGGGGCACTTGCGCCGTGGGGCAAATCCAATTCGCCATATTACGCGCAAACGCTTGAAAGTATTGCTAAACATTATAGATTTAAAACCAACACACCATGGAATAAGCTTTCCAAAAAGCATCAGGATGTCCTGCTGTTCGGTAGCGGTGATGAAGAAATCGAGATTTCCTATAACAGTGACAACATCAAAGATTATAAGGTCAAGAAAACCTTCGAAGGGGTGATTGGCAACATCAAACGTCGCTGGCGGGAAACCGACAGTAATATGATGCGTGAAGAGCTTGCGAAATATCAATCATCGACCACCTGTGATGCCTGTGATGGCCACCGATTAAAGCAAGAAGCCTTAGCGGTCAAAATCGACGGTAAACACATTAGCGAAATCACCGAACTTTCGGTGCGTAAATCATTGGAATGGTTCACAAATCTTTCGGACAAGCTGTCCGATAAAGATAATGAAATTGCCAGCCGTGTGCTTAAAGAAATAACAGAACGTCTTGGTTTCTTAAATAATGTCGGCCTTGAATATCTGAACCTTAGCCGCACATCAGGCACCCTTTCCGGCGGCGAAAGCCAGCGTATTCGCCTCGCTAGCCAGATCGGTTCCGGCTTAACGGGTGTTTTATACGTGCTTGATGAACCGTCAATCGGCCTTCATCAACGCGATAATGACCGGTTATTACAAACATTATCGAACCTGCGCGATATGGGTAATACAGTGCTGGTGGTGGAACATGACGAAGAAGCGATCATGACCGCCGACCATGTCATTGATATGGGCCCGGGTGCTGGCGTTCATGGCGGTGAGGTCGTCGCCCAAGGCACGCCAAAACAAATCATGAAGTCGAAAAAGAGCCTGACGGGTAAATATTTAAGCGGGGAGCTATCGATCGCCGTTCCGTCCGAACGCCGTAAAGGCCATATGGCTGGCAAAAAACGAAAAGAAATCGTGGTTAAGGGCGCAACGGGTAATAACCTTAAAAATGTTACCGCGAAATTCCCGCTTGGCGTCATGACTTGTATCACGGGGGTTTCCGGTTCCGGTAAATCGACGCTTACCATTGATACATTATATAAGGCGGTCGCGCGGAAAATTAACCGCAGCCGCGTTGTCCCTGGAAAACATGAGGACATCACTGGGTTAGAGTTTATCGATAAAATCGTTGAAATCGATCAATCCCCCATTGGCCGCACACCGCGTTCAAACCCGGCCACATACACGGGCGCCTTTACCCCGATCCGTGACTGGTTCGCCGGACTGCCAGAGGCAAAGTCACGCGGTTATAAACCGGGCCGTTTTTCCTTTAACGTTAAAGGCGGCCGCTGTGAGGCATGCCAAGGCGACGGCGTCATCAAGATCGAAATGCATTTCTTACCTGATGTGTATGTGAAATGCGATGTTTGCGAAGGCAAACGATATAACCGTGAAACGCTTGAGATAAAATTTAAAGGGAAATCGATTTCCGATGTCCTTGATATGACCGTGGAAGATGGTCTTGAATTTTTCTCCGCGATCCCGAGCGTGCGTGACAAGATTAAAATGATGCAGAAAGTGGGCCTTGATTATATCAAAATCGGCCAAGCGGCCACCACCCTATCGGGCGGTGAAGCGCAGCGCGTTAAGCTTTCCAAGGAACTATCGAAACGGTCCACGGGACGCACGCTTTATATCCTTGATGAACCGACAACCGGCCTTCATTTTGAAGACATCAAAAAATTGCTAGAGGTCATACAAGCGCTTGTCGACAAGGGCAATACGGTGATCATTATTGAACATAATCTGGATGTGATTAAAACCGCTGATTGGATTCTCGATATCGGCCCAGAAGGGGGCAGTGGTGGCGGCCAAATCATCGCCGAAGGCACGCCAGAAGACGTCGCAAAGGTCAAAAACAGCTATACAGGTCAATATTTGGCAAATATTTTATAAAATTATCACATTCGTTAACCTTTTGTTAACCTTCTTGGTTGATAGTTACAATATTACAGATGCCCAAAACTGTAATACCATAATACTCAACTTACTCCATTTTGATACGCCTGCATTTGCCCAAGTGCAGGTGTTTCATTTTGTGGGACATTTTTCTATTCCTCCCTCATAAAAAAAGTGCTAAAAGCCGCTCACGATTTTGATGGATGGAAATATGAGCATTAAACCTATACATATTATTGGCGGCGGCATGGCCGGGACTGAGGCAGCGTGGCAATTGTTACAGCGTGATATTCCTGTGATCCTGCACGAAATGCGTGGTGTTAAAACCACCAACGCACATTCAACAGATGGCCTTGCGGAGCTGGTTTGTTCCAATAGCTTTAGATCAGATGATATGGAAAATAATGCGGTTGGACTGCTGCATGAGGAAATGCGACGCCTTGGTTCATTGATGATGGAAGCCGCAGAGGCAACCAAAGTCCCCGCCGGAAGCGCCCTTGCCGTCGACCGTGACGGTTTTAGTGAATATGTTCAATCGAAATTACTGGCTCATCCATTATTCACACTCGAACGTGGTGAAGTGGACACCATACCACCAACGGAATGGGGCAATGTGATTATTGCCACTGGCCCCCTCACCTCTGACGCGCTCGCGAAAGCTGTGCTTGATATCACGGGTGTTGATGAATTGCAGTTTTTTGATGCGATTGCGCCGATTATTTATAAAGAAAGCATTGATTTCGATAAGGCATGGTTCCAGAGCCGTTATGACAAGGGGGATGGCGCGGATTATATCAATCTGCCGATGACCAAAGATCAATATTACACATTCATTGATGAAATTACCGACGCTGAAAAATCGGATTATAAAGATTGGGAACAGGATATCCCGTTTTTTGAAGGCTGTATGCCCATCGAGGTCATGGCTGAACGTGGTAAGGAAACGCTTGCCCACGGGCCAATGAAACCTGTTGGCCTGACCAATCCGCATTCTGATGAACGCCCTTATGCGGTTGTGCAACTGCGTCAGGATAATAAGCTTGGTACCC encodes:
- a CDS encoding single-stranded DNA-binding protein is translated as MAGSVNKVILVGNLGRDPEIRHTNDGSPIAQLSIATSDSWKDRATGERRERTEWHRVVIFNENLCKIAEQYLRKGSKVYVEGALQTRKWTDQSGVEKYTTEIVLQRFNGVLTMLDGRNEGGGFGGGDNGGFNQDSGGFGGGSGGGMGGGGSAPASGGSDFDDDIPF
- the trmFO gene encoding methylenetetrahydrofolate--tRNA-(uracil(54)-C(5))-methyltransferase (FADH(2)-oxidizing) TrmFO — protein: MSIKPIHIIGGGMAGTEAAWQLLQRDIPVILHEMRGVKTTNAHSTDGLAELVCSNSFRSDDMENNAVGLLHEEMRRLGSLMMEAAEATKVPAGSALAVDRDGFSEYVQSKLLAHPLFTLERGEVDTIPPTEWGNVIIATGPLTSDALAKAVLDITGVDELQFFDAIAPIIYKESIDFDKAWFQSRYDKGDGADYINLPMTKDQYYTFIDEITDAEKSDYKDWEQDIPFFEGCMPIEVMAERGKETLAHGPMKPVGLTNPHSDERPYAVVQLRQDNKLGTLYNMVGFQTKMKYKFQKEIFKKIPGLENAEFARLGGLHRNTFINSPKLLDDQLRLKSMPRIRFAGQITGVEGYVESGAMGIMAGRFLAAETLGEEITAPPIVTGFGALINHITGGHIEGAGTAKTFQPMNVNFGIMPPLEEKKHMVDGRMVKIKRKFRKPLKSKRALDALEVWLNS
- the uvrA gene encoding excinuclease ABC subunit UvrA yields the protein MLTKISVRGAKEHNLKSVDVDIPRDKLVVITGLSGSGKSSLAFDTIYAEGQRRYVESLSAYARQFLEMMQKPDADHIEGLSPAISIEQKTTSRNPRSTVGTVTEVYDYMRLLYARIGVPYSPTTGLPITSQTVSQMVDRVMELEEGTRLFLLAPIVRGRKGEYRKEFMELLKAGFQRVKVDGEFYEIEDVPDLNKKIKHDIEVVVDRLVVREGLETRLADSMETALNLTDGLAVVEEATKDGAEGERILFSAKFACPVSGFTIEEIEPRLFSFNNPFGACPTCDGLGEKLYFDPELVVPDKSLALTEGALAPWGKSNSPYYAQTLESIAKHYRFKTNTPWNKLSKKHQDVLLFGSGDEEIEISYNSDNIKDYKVKKTFEGVIGNIKRRWRETDSNMMREELAKYQSSTTCDACDGHRLKQEALAVKIDGKHISEITELSVRKSLEWFTNLSDKLSDKDNEIASRVLKEITERLGFLNNVGLEYLNLSRTSGTLSGGESQRIRLASQIGSGLTGVLYVLDEPSIGLHQRDNDRLLQTLSNLRDMGNTVLVVEHDEEAIMTADHVIDMGPGAGVHGGEVVAQGTPKQIMKSKKSLTGKYLSGELSIAVPSERRKGHMAGKKRKEIVVKGATGNNLKNVTAKFPLGVMTCITGVSGSGKSTLTIDTLYKAVARKINRSRVVPGKHEDITGLEFIDKIVEIDQSPIGRTPRSNPATYTGAFTPIRDWFAGLPEAKSRGYKPGRFSFNVKGGRCEACQGDGVIKIEMHFLPDVYVKCDVCEGKRYNRETLEIKFKGKSISDVLDMTVEDGLEFFSAIPSVRDKIKMMQKVGLDYIKIGQAATTLSGGEAQRVKLSKELSKRSTGRTLYILDEPTTGLHFEDIKKLLEVIQALVDKGNTVIIIEHNLDVIKTADWILDIGPEGGSGGGQIIAEGTPEDVAKVKNSYTGQYLANIL
- a CDS encoding DUF1624 domain-containing protein, which codes for MTQSISSNATDQRSYRLSNIDMVRGLVLLIMAIDHTRDFFMVGGFALPLSQPDIGPALYFTRWITHFCAPAFVFLAGTSIGLMEGRKTKTEIRNFLIKRGLWLLFVEIAIISTALSFRPLGEAAMGGLTIAFIQVIWVMGIAMLILAFFQYLGARVCLFTGIAIIIFQHLLDPIWPLGSMGSGNDPFWLFLHGRGSHALGPFYVMNMYPLLAWVGVMLLGYGAAYIFKKEPSSRDKYLMKVGIISIALFIILRALDIYGEPNPWQIQEQGLLATFFDFMHVSKYPPSFLFLLITLGPVAIICALADKWTGWIKDTLVMFGRVPFAFYVAHFYLIHTLSILFGLYQGFEIGQMTRFFFLYPPTYGTDLVGVYAVWILVIATLYPFCKWVAHVKARRKDWWLSYL
- a CDS encoding DsbA family protein; translated protein: MTSTLYYIHDPMCSWCYGFAPTWQKIMDQLPDDIAVEYVVGGLAPDSDEPMPEATTRMVKGAWHKINEMLGTEFNFDFWENNTPRRSTYPACRAVLAARAQGYEKEMIAAIQTAYYRHALNPSDDHVLIGLADELSMGIEKFKSDLNSDEINQELMGQIMLSRKLTHRGFPSLVLAHNGNHHFIEHDYLDADVTLSKVDKIIS